A stretch of DNA from Sander lucioperca isolate FBNREF2018 chromosome 8, SLUC_FBN_1.2, whole genome shotgun sequence:
GACAACAACGGATTCATCAGCAAGGACGAGCTCACCGCGCTTTTCCGGGCCGCCAACCTGCCGTTGCCGGGTTACAGGGTCCGCGAGATCATCCAGGAGCTGACCAAGACCAGCGACCAGCTGACGCTGGACGAGTTCACGCAGgtgggtcagaggtcacacagcctcagacacacacacacacgctgggcTAGAACGCAGGTttaatatattaaatatgtCTTTTTATCTCAAAGAAAAAACAGAATTCCAGCTTCAGGTTTAGTTTTATATTTAGCACTTATtatacagtgtttcctctatgtcgATAGCAGAGTGGCGGTCCGCCACGGTAAAATTTCCaacgccacggtatcagaaatagggcagaccctctctctccccctagtgtgagctctctctccccctagtgtgagctctctctctctccccctagtgtgagctctctctccctctagtgtgagctctctctccctctagtgtgagctctctctccctctagtgtgagctctctctccctctagtgtgagctctctctccctctaggGTGAGCTCTCCTCCTCGTGTgagctctctctcccccccctagggtgagctctctctctccccctagtGTGAGCTCTCCTCCCCCTCTAGGGTGAGCTCTATCTCTCCCCCTAGTGTGAGCTCTCCTCCCCCTCTAGGGTgagctctctctccccctctagggtgagctctctctctccctagtGTGAGCTCTCCTCCTCGTGTgagctctctctccccccctagggtgagctctctctctccccctagtgtgagctctctctctccccctagggtgagctctctctcccccccctagggtgagctctctctcccccccctagggtgagctctctctccctctagtgtgagctctctctctctccccctagggtgagctctctctctctctcccctctagtgtgagctctctctctctctccccctagggtgagctctctctcccccctagGGTGGCCCTCTGCCTTTGACTCGCCGCTGCAGGAGACTgtgtgtattcctccgacacgctgtagtaACGCTACTGATTAAAAACCGTTTTCCacgttagtgggggtgcataccgctgaaaaccaacatgaaaaatgtagctagtaatgttcactcagcgtggtgacgttaaatcatcctacggtaccgtctattttctggatggtttcaaggtaacggtcggcagcttcttcttctttctaaaCCGTCTCCGTCACGAACAGATGgtgattattttttgtttgtctctgtTCTCTGCGTCTCGACCGTCAGATCGTCCACGGGCTGAAGAGCAGCGAGGTGGCCAAGACGTTCAGGAAGGCCATCAATAAGAAGGAGGGAATCTTTCACGTGGCGGGAACCTCGGAGCAGTCGGGCACCCAGCACTCGTACTCAGGTctgtaatcacacacacacacacacacacacacacacacacacacacacacacacacacacacagagacacacacacacacacacacacacacacacacacacacacacacacacacacacacagagacacacacacacacacacagagacacacacacacacacacacacacacacacacacagacatacacacacacacacacacacacacacacacacacagagacacacatacacacagacacacacacacacacacacagacacacacacacacacacacacacacacacacagacagagacacacacacacacacagaggcatacacacacacacacacacacagagacacacagacacacacacacacacagacacagacacacacacacacacacacacacgcacagagacacacacacacacacagaggcatacacacacacacacacacacacgcacagagacacacacacacacacacacacacacacacacagagacacacacacacacacacacagacacacacacacacacacacagagacacacacacacacacacacacacacacacacacacacacagagacacacacacacacacacacacacacacacacacacacacagacacacacacacacacacacacacacagacatacacacacacacacacacacacacacacacacaagacacacatacacacagacacacacacacacacacagacacacacacacacacacacacacacagacatacacacacacacacacacacacacagagacacacatacacacatacacacacacacacacacacacagagacacacacacacacacacacagacagagacacacacacacacacagaggcatacacacacacacacacagagagacacacagacacacacacacacagacagacacacacacacacacacacacgcacagaacacacacacacacagagcatacacacacacacacacacgcacagagacacacacacacacacacacacacacacacagagacacacacacacacacacacagagacacacacacacacacacacagagacacacacacacacacacacacacacacacgtgtacacaGCATGTGATCTGATGCCTGATTTCTCCTCTCTGTGATCTGATGCCTGATTTCTCCTCTCTGTGATCTGATGCCTGATTTCTCCTCTCTGTGATCTGATGCCTGATTTCTCCTCTCTGTGATCTGATGCCTGATTTCTCCTCTCTGTGATCTGATGCCTGATTTCTCCTCTCTGTGATCTGATGCCTGATTTCTCCTCTCTGTGATCTGATGCCTGATTTCTCCTCTCTGTGATCTGATGCCTGATTTCTTCCGTCTACAGAGGAAGAGAAGGTGGCCTTCGTGAACTGGATTAATAAAGCTCTGGAGAAGGACGAAGACTGCAAACATGTTCTGCCCATGGATCCAAACAGCGACGACCTGTTCACCGCCATGGGAGACGGGATCGTGTTCTGGTACGGAAACATAACATTCCCACAGCTTTACTTTTGCTCTCTTGCAGAGAGAtaattttggggcatttttaggcctttatttggataggacagcttagacttgaaaagagagagagagagagagagagagagacagagagagagagagacagagagagagagagagagagagagagagagagagagagagagagagagacagagagagagagagagagagagagagagagagagagacacgcagcaaagggccgcaggtcggagtcgcatttcttctctaactgggacgtcttgggaccgattggtggacacggagatacactggtgtgtgtgtgtatctgtgtgtttgtgtgtgtgtgtgtctctgtgtgtgtgtctctctgtgtgtttgtgtgtgtgtctgtatgtctgtgtgtgtctgtgtttgtgtgcatgtgtgtgtgtgtgtgtgtgtgtttgtgtgcgtgtgtgtgtatgtatctgtgtgtgtgtgtgtgtgtgtgtgtatctgtgtgtgtgtgtgtgtgtgtatatatctgtgtgtgtgtgtgtgtgtatctgtgtgtgtgtgtgtgtgtgtttgtgtctgtatgtctgtgtgtctctgtgtgtgtgtgtgtgtgtgtgtctctgtgtgtgtctctgtgtttgtgtctgtgtgtctctgtgtgtgtgtgtgtgtgtgtgtgtatctgtgtgtgtgtgtgtgtgtgtgtctgtctgtgtgtgtgtgtgtgtatctgtgtgtgtgtgtgtgtgtatatatctgtgtgtgtgtgtgtgtgtgtatctgtgtgtgtgtgtgtgtgtgtgtgtgtttgtgtctgtatgtctgtgtgtctctgtgtgtgtgtgtctgtgtgtgtgtctctgtgtgtgtgtgtgtgtgtgtgtctgtgtgtgtgtgtctctgtgtttgtgtgtgtgtgtctgtgtgtgtgtgtctctgtgtttgtgtgtgtgtgtctgtgtgtgtctctctgtgtttgtgtctgtgtgtctctgtgtgtgtgtgtgtgtgtgtctctgtttgtgtgtgtgtgtgtgtgtctctgtttgtgtctgtgtgtgtgtctgtgtgtgtgtgtctctgtctgtgtctgtgtgtgtgtctgtgtgtgtgtgtgtgtgtgtgtgtctctgtctgtgtgtgtgtctgtgtgtgtgtgtgtgtgtgtgtgtgtgtgtgtaatgtttacagcatttcctctatgttttgggactgattggtaagagccaatgaggtgtaaccatgtatcagctactTTGAAtatctcacgttactgtatcgTGTCAACAGTCCATTTAATATTGtacgtggcgttttcttttgcggtgTGCTGATGTTCCACcacaacaagttccttcctgagccaccgtcgctgcgtccggagcttagcgccgcccaagaccgttgtgattggttgaaagaTTGCTTTATCCTGTAAATGTGTCATAACTGTTtaaatgttgtcttttgttTAGTAAGATGATCAACCTGTCTGTGCCCGACACCATCGACGAGAGAACCATCAACAAGAAGAAGCTCACGCCGTTCACCATCCAGGTGAGACGGACAGGAAGTGTTTCAGCGAGTctgagggccctattttaaccatCTGAGCTCgtggtgcgtttagggcgtgtccaaatccacttttgctagtttgacggcgggaaaaaagggtccgtgtgccgggtgcatggttctaaagggttgtacttagtgtcttcattaatcagacgggtgttttgggcgtaacatgcaatcaaccaatcagagatcatctcccattccctttaaaagccaggcgcgtttggaccttggagcattgctgttatgatggaggatttgcaccctaatatttttattagtaatcttctgcatgtgtgtgtgtgtgtgtgtgtgtgtgtgtgtgtaacaagcatagtgtacgcgctgtgtacgagcctaggagcattttactaatgctctgttaaaataacaatgaaatgctgcgttattgactttagaccaggtttttgatggtcaatggtgccatcacttcccactgcctcaagatagcaatacgcccagaatgcacctgaacacacctccctgtaagaccggCACGcgcagaatgcacctgaacacacctccctgtaagatcagcacgcccagaatgcacctgaacacacctccctgtaagaccagcacgcccagaatgcacctgaacacacctccctgtgagaccagcacacccagaatgcacctgaacacacctccctgtaagaccagcacgcccagattgcacctgaacacacctccctgtgagaccagcacacccagcacacccagaatgcacctgaacacacctccctgtgagaccagcacacccagaatgcacctgaacacacctccctgtaagaccggCACGcgcagaatgcacctgaacacacctccctgtaagaccagcacacccagaatgcacctgaacacacctccctgtaagaccggCACGcgcagaatgcacctgaacacacctccctgtaagaccagcacgcccatggacCACAGATGTGTGCAGGTGCATTTactatttaaacaacgtgggcgctggacgggaaactgacaactgggtcggtcttaaactagcaaagacacttgcgtcgggctttgcgctgcgccgggccCTATGTCACGTTATTACAACCTACAAACTTATCAAGCTTTACGTGATAAATAGTAAATTGTAATAACAAGACCATTTTTCACGTAATAACGTGATACTGAGAGGTTTTCTTTTTGGTAGTAGTACGTTTACGTACTGGAGCActttaactgtgtgtgtatatatatatatatatatatagtcccaTTGTATTGTCTGAACTGTGTTTTGGATGCCCTGCACTTTTtataatattataaaatatatatatgtattaatCTATAATAAAGTAACCTGAACCTGTGTCGTCCCGGGCAACAGGAGAACCTGAACCTGGCTCTGAACTCGTCGTCGGCCATCGGCTGCCACGTGGTCAACATCGGCGCCGAGGACATCAAGGAGGGCCGCCAGCACCTGGTGCTCGGTCTGCTCTGGCAGGTCATCAAGATCGGGCTGTTCGCCGACATCGAGCTCAGCAAGAacgaaggtgtgtgtgtgtgtgtgtgtgtgtgagagtgtgtgtgtgtgtgtgagagagagagtgtgcgtgtctttgtgtgtgtgtgtgtgtttgtgagtgtctgtgtgtctttgtgtgtgtctttgtgtatgcgtgtgtgtgtgtgtgtgatccatgTAACATTACAGAAATCGGTACAGAAGTAGAGCAGGAAAACTGAGAACTTACCTtaaatgtatgttgtttttaaagttaaaagtaagtgaaaatgttattttgtttatGTCAATCGTTCCGGACCTCTGAGCTGGAATAACAAATCAGATGCGGACCTTTTGAGTGAAACGTTTGAGAGCCGCTGTTATAAATCTGTGTGACGAAGACGTTTGGCGTTGTGTGCAGCTCTGGCCGCTCTGCTGCGTGACGGAGAGAGTCTGGAGGATCTGATGAAGCTCTCCCCTGAGGAACTGCTGCTGCGCTGGGCCAACTACCACCTGGAGGCAGCCGGCGCCGGCAAGATCAACAACTTCAGCTCCGACATCAAGGtgagcactcacacacacacacatgtttgtttcactgtctttgtggggacccgccattgacataatgcattccctagccccttaccctaaccttaaccatcaccactaaatgcctaaccttaacccttaccctcaccctaaccataacctaattctaaccctaatcctaaaaccaagtcttaacccttaaacagacctttaaccttgtggggtccagcattttgggccctacaaagctgtgcagaccccacaagtatactggactccccggtttttggaccccgcgaatatagtaaaacaagcacacagagacacacacacacatacacgaatacacacacacacactcataataataataatacctttATTTAATGTAACATCTTTTATGAAGAACATGTAAGTTTtagtacacacaaacaaaatcctcagcaaccgtgtgtgtgtgtgtgtgtgtgtgtgtgtgtgtgtgtgtgtgttgcaggacTCCAAGGCGTACTACAACCTCCTGAACCAGGTGGCGCCCAAAGGAGACGAGGAGGGAATCCCCCCCATCGCCATCGACATGTCTGGACTCCGGGTGAGAGGAATTACACGACACGTATTCAACAGCTAGAACTTTAtagtttaaaggaatagtttgactaGTTTTTGGGAAAATACGGTTGTAGAACTAACAGttgggctgggtaccaaattcaaAAGTTTTTAGGCACCAGCGgaattatataaatattttttacagtgtggtatcagtacttttacttactctgaatacttcttccaccatgagagggggaaacaccagagcagggggaatgagagggggaaacgccagagcagggggaatgagagggggaaacgccagagcagggggaatgagagggggaaacgccagagcagggggaatgagagggggaaacgccagagcagggggaatgagagggggaaacgccagagcagggggaatgagagggggaaacgccagagcagggggaatgagagggggaaacgccagagcagggggaatgagagggggaactgTAAATGTAGCACAGTAGTATTAACAGTGCTGATGTTTTCCCCCGCCCGTCTCTCTGCAGGAGAAAGAGGACGTGAAGCGAGCCGAGTGCATGCTGGATCAGGCCGACCGGCTCGGAGCCCGACAGTTCGTCATGCCGACGGACGTCGTCCGCGGAAACCCCAAACTGAACCTGGCTTTCGTTGCCAATCTGTTCAACAAGTACCCGGCTCTGAAGAAACCCGAGAACCAGGACTTTGACTGGAGCTCCATCGAAGGTAGAGCAGACttcaggccctgtttacacaaaTACGTTCACGGTttaaaacgacaaaatattttatcagatgtgcctttcgtttagacgccGACGGcgttttttggggcttaaaaacgcaaaaaaagtgaagccaccctccagagtggaaatcttaaaaacactccacCGTCGcattcccgtctaaagggttaaaatgcactgtgtgtgagagggagagagggggagagggagagaggagagggagagaggagagggagagaggaggaagagaggagagggagagaggaggagagggagagaggaggaggagacggagagaggagagggagagaggagagaggaggaggagaggagaggagagggagagaggaggagcgggagagaggagaggagagggagagaggagaggagagggagagaaaaggagagggagagaggaggagagaggaggagagggagagaggagagggagagaggaggaggaggagaggaagagaggaggaggaggagagggagagaggaggagagggagagaggaggagagaggaggagagggagagaaaaggagaggagagaggaggaggaggagaggaagagaggaggaggaggagaagaagagagggagagaggagaaggagagaggaggagagggagagagaggagaggaggaggagagagaggagaggaggaggagagaggaggaggagacggagagaggaggagagggagagaggaggagagggagagaggaggagaggaggaggagagagaggagaggaggaggagagggagagaggaggaggagacggagagaggaggagagggagagaggaggaggagacggagagaggagagggagagaggagagaggaggaggagaggagagggagagaggaggagcgggagagaggagaggagaggagagggagagaggagaggagagggagagaagaggagagggagagaggaggagaggggaggagagggagagaggagagggagagaaaaggagagggagagaggaggaggaggagaggaagagaggaggaggaggagagggagagaaaaggagagggagagaggaggagag
This window harbors:
- the lcp1 gene encoding plastin-2, with product MAAPAPISPEEQEELREAFAKIDVDNNGFISKDELTALFRAANLPLPGYRVREIIQELTKTSDQLTLDEFTQIVHGLKSSEVAKTFRKAINKKEGIFHVAGTSEQSGTQHSYSEEEKVAFVNWINKALEKDEDCKHVLPMDPNSDDLFTAMGDGIVFCKMINLSVPDTIDERTINKKKLTPFTIQENLNLALNSSSAIGCHVVNIGAEDIKEGRQHLVLGLLWQVIKIGLFADIELSKNEALAALLRDGESLEDLMKLSPEELLLRWANYHLEAAGAGKINNFSSDIKDSKAYYNLLNQVAPKGDEEGIPPIAIDMSGLREKEDVKRAECMLDQADRLGARQFVMPTDVVRGNPKLNLAFVANLFNKYPALKKPENQDFDWSSIEGETREERTFRNWMNSLGVNPRVNHLYADIDDALVIFQLYEKIKVPVDWDRVNKPPYPKLGSNMKKLENCNYAVKLGKDEAKFSLVGIAGQDLNAGNRTLTLALLWQLMRRYTLNILEDLGDGQKVTDDTIVSWVNDTLTHAEKPKISSFKDWSISSSMPVLDLIDAIQPGSIRYDLLKTEDLTEDEKLNNAKYAISMARKIGARVYALPEDLVEVKPKMVMTVFACLMARGMKRA